One Streptomyces fagopyri DNA window includes the following coding sequences:
- the topA gene encoding type I DNA topoisomerase has translation MSPTSDTAHGGRRLVIVESPAKAKTIKGYLGPGYVVEASVGHIRDLPNGAAEVPEEYTGEVRRLGVDVEHDFQPIYVVNADKKAQVKKLKDLLKDSDELFLATDEDREGEAIAWHLLEVLKPKVPVHRMVFHEITKDAIRSAVANPRELNQRMVDAQETRRILDRLYGYEVSPVLWKKVMPRLSAGRVQSVATRLVVERERERIAFRSAEYWDLTGTFGTGRRGDASDPSTLVARLTAVDGKRVAQGRDFDSLGRSKSASTLHLDEANARALAAALENTDFSVRSVESKPYRRSPYAPFRTTTLQQEASRKLGFGAKATMQVAQKLYENGFITYMRTDSTTLSDTAITAARTQVTQLYGADYLPAQPRTYAGKVKNAQEAHEAIRPSGDRFRTPAETGLTGDQFKLYELIWKRTVASQMKDAVGNSVTVKIAGAAADGRDAEFSASGKTITFHGFLKAYVEGADDPNAELDDRERRLPQVGEGDPLSSEEITVDGHATKPPARYTEASLVKELEEREIGRPSTYASIIGTILDRGYVFKKGTALVPSFLSFAVVNLLEKHFGRLVDYDFTAKMEDDLDRIARGEARAVPWLRRFYFGEGEATGAAEAGNGDGDHLGGLKELVTDLGAIDAREVSSFPVGEGIVLRVGRYGPYVERGEKDSENHQRADVPEDLAPDELSVELAEELLAKPSGDFELGNDPESGHQIIARDGRYGPYVTEVLPEGTPKTGKNAVKPRTASLFKSMSLDTVTLQDALKLMSLPRVVGKDAEGVEITAQNGRYGPYLKKGTDSRSLQTEDQLFTITLEESLEIYSQPKQRGRAAAKPPLKELGEDPVSAKPVVVKDGRFGPYVTDGETNATLRSGDSVEDITPERGFELLAEKRAKAPAKKTVKKAAAKKTATKKAPAKKAAAKKTTTSKTAAKKAPAKKTAAKKTAASES, from the coding sequence TTGTCCCCGACCAGCGACACCGCACACGGCGGCCGCCGACTCGTCATCGTCGAGTCGCCTGCCAAGGCGAAGACGATCAAGGGCTATCTCGGCCCCGGCTATGTCGTCGAAGCGAGCGTCGGGCACATCCGCGACCTCCCCAACGGCGCGGCGGAGGTGCCGGAGGAGTACACCGGTGAGGTGCGCCGCCTCGGCGTGGACGTCGAGCACGACTTCCAGCCCATCTATGTCGTCAACGCCGACAAGAAGGCCCAGGTCAAGAAGCTCAAGGACCTGCTGAAGGACTCCGACGAACTCTTCCTCGCCACCGATGAGGACCGCGAGGGCGAGGCCATCGCGTGGCACCTCCTCGAGGTCCTGAAGCCCAAGGTCCCCGTCCACCGGATGGTCTTCCACGAGATCACCAAGGACGCGATCCGCAGCGCCGTCGCCAATCCGCGCGAGCTCAACCAGCGCATGGTCGACGCCCAGGAGACCCGCCGCATCCTGGACCGCCTCTACGGCTACGAGGTCTCGCCGGTCCTGTGGAAGAAGGTCATGCCGCGTCTGTCGGCGGGCCGTGTCCAGTCCGTTGCGACCCGCCTCGTCGTCGAGCGGGAGCGCGAGCGCATCGCCTTCCGGTCCGCCGAGTACTGGGACCTGACCGGCACCTTCGGCACGGGCCGGCGCGGGGACGCGTCCGACCCGTCCACGCTGGTCGCCCGTCTCACCGCGGTCGACGGCAAGCGTGTCGCCCAGGGCCGCGACTTCGACTCGCTCGGCCGGTCGAAGAGCGCCAGCACCCTCCACCTGGACGAGGCGAACGCCCGCGCGCTCGCCGCCGCCCTGGAGAACACGGACTTCTCGGTCCGCTCGGTCGAGTCCAAGCCGTACCGCCGTTCGCCGTACGCGCCGTTCCGCACGACGACCCTCCAGCAGGAGGCCTCGCGCAAGCTCGGCTTCGGCGCGAAGGCCACCATGCAGGTGGCCCAGAAGCTGTACGAGAACGGCTTCATCACGTACATGCGTACGGACTCCACGACCCTCTCGGACACGGCGATCACCGCGGCCCGCACCCAGGTCACGCAGCTGTACGGCGCCGACTACCTGCCGGCCCAGCCGCGCACGTACGCCGGAAAGGTCAAGAACGCGCAGGAGGCGCACGAGGCGATCCGCCCTTCGGGTGATCGTTTCCGCACCCCGGCCGAGACGGGTCTGACCGGCGACCAGTTCAAGCTGTACGAGCTGATCTGGAAGCGGACCGTCGCCTCCCAGATGAAGGACGCGGTCGGCAACTCCGTCACGGTGAAGATCGCCGGCGCGGCCGCCGACGGCCGTGACGCCGAGTTCAGCGCGTCCGGCAAGACGATCACGTTCCACGGCTTCCTGAAGGCCTACGTCGAGGGCGCGGACGACCCGAACGCCGAACTCGACGACCGCGAGCGCCGGCTCCCCCAGGTCGGCGAGGGCGACCCGCTGTCCTCCGAGGAGATCACGGTCGACGGCCACGCCACCAAGCCGCCGGCCCGCTACACCGAGGCCTCGCTGGTCAAGGAGCTCGAAGAGCGCGAGATCGGCCGCCCGTCGACATACGCGTCGATCATCGGCACGATCCTCGACCGCGGCTATGTCTTCAAGAAGGGCACGGCCCTGGTGCCGTCCTTCCTGAGCTTCGCCGTGGTCAACCTCCTGGAGAAGCACTTCGGGCGGCTCGTCGACTACGACTTCACGGCCAAGATGGAGGACGACCTCGACCGCATCGCGCGGGGCGAGGCGCGGGCCGTGCCGTGGCTCAGGCGCTTCTACTTCGGCGAGGGCGAGGCGACGGGCGCCGCCGAGGCCGGGAACGGCGACGGCGACCACCTGGGCGGCCTCAAGGAGCTCGTCACCGACCTGGGCGCCATCGACGCCCGCGAGGTGTCGTCCTTCCCCGTCGGCGAGGGCATCGTGCTCCGCGTGGGCCGCTACGGCCCCTACGTCGAGCGCGGCGAGAAGGACTCCGAGAACCACCAGCGCGCGGACGTGCCGGAGGACCTGGCCCCGGACGAGCTCTCCGTCGAACTGGCGGAGGAACTGCTCGCCAAGCCGAGCGGCGACTTCGAACTCGGCAACGACCCGGAGTCGGGCCACCAGATCATCGCGCGGGACGGCCGCTACGGCCCGTACGTCACCGAGGTGCTCCCCGAGGGCACCCCGAAGACGGGCAAGAACGCCGTCAAGCCGCGTACCGCGTCCCTCTTCAAGTCCATGTCGCTGGACACGGTGACCCTTCAGGACGCCCTCAAACTGATGTCCCTGCCGCGCGTCGTCGGCAAGGACGCCGAGGGTGTGGAGATCACCGCGCAGAACGGGCGCTACGGGCCGTACCTGAAGAAGGGCACGGACTCGCGCTCCCTGCAGACCGAGGACCAGCTCTTCACCATCACGCTCGAAGAGTCGCTGGAGATCTACTCCCAGCCCAAGCAGCGTGGCCGCGCGGCCGCCAAGCCGCCGCTGAAGGAGCTGGGCGAGGACCCGGTCAGCGCGAAGCCCGTCGTCGTCAAGGACGGCCGTTTCGGGCCGTACGTGACCGACGGCGAGACCAACGCGACCCTGCGGTCCGGGGACAGCGTCGAGGACATCACTCCGGAGCGCGGCTTCGAGCTGCTCGCCGAGAAGCGTGCCAAGGCCCCGGCCAAGAAGACCGTGAAGAAGGCCGCCGCCAAGAAGACGGCCACCAAGAAGGCCCCCGCCAAGAAGGCCGCCGCGAAGAAGACGACGACGTCGAAGACGGCCGCCAAGAAGGCGCCCGCCAAGAAGACGGCCGCCAAGAAGACAGCGGCTTCCGAGAGCTGA
- a CDS encoding DNA polymerase III subunit delta', with the protein MPVWDELVGQDKVSEQLAAAARDADALVTAVAGATPPPEASRMTHAWLFTGPPGSGRSTAARAFAAALQCVSPDRALGGVPGCGFCDGCHTSLIGTHADVQIVRTDLLSIGVKETRDLVRRAQLSPAVGRWQVIVLEDADRLTEGAGNVLLKAVEEPAPRTVWLLCAPSIEDVLPTIRSRCRLLTLRTPPVGAVADILVRRDGIDPDVAAAAANATQGHIGRARRLATDPRARERRAAVLRLPLRVDDVGGCLRAAQELVDTASDDAKQLAEEVDVKETEELKTALGAAQGGRMPRGTAGVMKELEDRQKRRRTRTQRDSLDLALIDLTGFYRDVLALQFGSRLAMANADAADVLERLARGSSPEATLRRIDAIAACREALDRNVAPLLAVEAMTMALRAG; encoded by the coding sequence ATGCCCGTATGGGACGAGCTGGTGGGCCAGGACAAGGTGAGCGAGCAGCTCGCCGCCGCCGCGCGTGACGCCGACGCCCTGGTCACGGCGGTCGCCGGGGCCACTCCGCCGCCCGAGGCGTCCAGGATGACCCACGCCTGGCTGTTCACCGGGCCACCGGGTTCGGGCCGCTCCACCGCGGCGCGGGCCTTCGCCGCGGCGCTCCAGTGCGTGAGCCCCGACCGCGCGCTGGGCGGAGTCCCCGGCTGCGGCTTCTGCGACGGCTGTCACACCAGCCTGATCGGGACCCACGCCGACGTACAGATCGTCCGCACCGACCTCCTGTCCATCGGTGTGAAGGAGACCCGCGACCTGGTCCGCCGGGCCCAGCTGTCGCCCGCCGTCGGCCGCTGGCAGGTCATCGTCCTGGAGGACGCGGACCGCCTGACGGAGGGTGCGGGCAACGTGCTGCTGAAGGCCGTCGAGGAGCCGGCGCCGCGTACGGTCTGGCTGCTGTGCGCGCCCTCCATCGAGGACGTCCTGCCCACCATCCGCTCCCGCTGCCGCCTGCTGACCCTGCGCACGCCGCCGGTGGGAGCGGTCGCCGACATCCTCGTACGGCGTGACGGCATCGATCCCGATGTCGCCGCGGCCGCCGCGAACGCGACACAGGGGCACATCGGACGGGCCCGGCGCCTCGCCACGGATCCGCGTGCCCGCGAGCGGAGGGCCGCCGTCCTCAGGCTCCCGCTGCGGGTCGACGACGTCGGTGGTTGCCTCAGAGCGGCCCAGGAACTGGTCGACACCGCCTCGGACGACGCGAAGCAGCTCGCCGAGGAGGTCGACGTGAAGGAGACCGAGGAGCTGAAGACCGCCCTCGGCGCGGCCCAGGGAGGCCGCATGCCGCGCGGCACCGCGGGCGTCATGAAGGAGCTGGAGGACCGGCAGAAGCGCCGCAGGACGCGTACCCAGCGCGACAGTCTGGATCTCGCGCTCATCGACCTCACGGGCTTCTACCGCGACGTCCTCGCCCTTCAGTTCGGTTCCCGCCTTGCCATGGCCAACGCGGATGCCGCGGACGTGCTGGAGAGACTGGCCCGCGGCAGTTCGCCGGAGGCGACCCTGCGCCGGATCGACGCCATCGCGGCGTGCCGTGAGGCCCTCGACCGCAACGTGGCACCGCTGCTGGCGGTGGAGGCGATGACGATGGCGCTGCGCGCGGGCTGA
- the tmk gene encoding dTMP kinase encodes MTRAEQPTAHTPDPDDALVADSRERAVRALLRQPQLKRLWGAHLVGSVADALALLVLVVLVLQAAVAEGSFGGGYRGVALAVSAVFAARVLATLLFGAVLLGPLTSLTSKDGPLDRRWTMVGADGLRALLLIVAPLWIDWTPDDALAVLLVVAFVTGVAERFWTVSREGAAPALLPAPPMEGATVRPLPDHMDALRRLSLRTAFAAVPIAAAALVVVSLVNNLLGAGIAWFDQHQGALASYVAAGLFAASLSVLTFLELPDTRTPRARSPLEGLRRPRTGTGVDKGRTGVIPLLVLACAAVAAAIAAAVAVSVLQAKDLGGGPVTYGLLVLALTGGVVVGIRTAAKVLPSLSRRRLLSLAIAFTGIALLAAGLVPDVTTVLLIVALAGVGAGVAANTGHALLDQETEEYRRARTTEHLHAVVRVSVALGALLAPLVAAAIGPHRLENGKFVFAHGGAAFTLMLVGALLLPVAALVLAKVDDRSGVPLRHDLLDALRGGDDPLPTLAGNGFFLALEGGDGAGKSTQAEALAEWIRAKGHEVVVTREPGATPVGKRLRSILLDVSSAGLSHRAEALLYAADRAEHVDTVVRPALERGAVVISDRYIDSSVAYQGAGRDLSPTEIARINRWATDGLVPHLTVLLDVSPEAARERFTEAPDRLESEPVEFHTRVRSGFLTLAAADPGRYLVVDAAQEPEAVTTVVRHRLDVMLPLSEAEVKAQEEARKAAEAEARRKAEEEAARKAEEERQERERQEQLARLRAEEEERKQRELEEAQRREAERQAEEARQRAEDARRRAEEERARLLAEEKVRAAEQERLRKQAEEEARLRAEAETRRVEKQRKAEEALLRAERARRAAAESAAAAAAASAAAASPSTGTSPSAAPSGSAPEPSPAPASTPAQAPATTRGGAGTGSDNETTVPTPVVAPSDTSGGGAVDDTAVLSPVRDRGNRGGSRSDSEETAKLPKPPVPEDPAERTTVLPPVGGAADETAVLPPVTPRAADETAVLPPVRDDRDSAGGRDRNAEDRNRDRGEDGGSAAGDPADRVPPGFFRDERSPARRSDDAPRRSDDAVDRTRELPQVDASGTPRRRPRPDWAEETPLDDLPSLADELLGPRDDEEAEEGREGRDGHGGRRR; translated from the coding sequence ATGACGCGAGCCGAGCAGCCTACGGCCCACACTCCGGACCCCGACGACGCCCTGGTCGCGGATTCGCGCGAGCGCGCCGTGCGCGCGCTGCTGCGCCAGCCGCAGCTGAAACGCCTGTGGGGCGCCCACCTGGTAGGGAGTGTCGCCGACGCCCTGGCCCTGCTCGTCCTGGTCGTGCTCGTCCTCCAGGCGGCGGTCGCCGAGGGCTCCTTCGGCGGTGGCTACCGCGGCGTCGCCCTCGCGGTGTCCGCGGTCTTCGCGGCGCGGGTGCTCGCGACCCTGCTCTTCGGGGCGGTCCTGCTGGGCCCGCTCACCTCGCTGACGTCGAAGGACGGCCCGCTCGACCGGCGCTGGACCATGGTCGGCGCCGACGGCCTGCGGGCCCTGCTGCTGATCGTCGCGCCCCTGTGGATCGACTGGACACCGGACGACGCCCTCGCCGTCCTCCTGGTCGTCGCGTTCGTGACCGGTGTGGCCGAGCGCTTCTGGACGGTGAGCCGGGAGGGCGCGGCCCCCGCGCTGCTGCCCGCGCCGCCCATGGAGGGCGCCACCGTGCGCCCGCTGCCGGACCACATGGACGCGCTGCGGCGCCTGTCCCTGCGTACCGCGTTCGCGGCGGTGCCGATCGCGGCCGCGGCGCTCGTCGTGGTGTCCCTCGTCAACAACCTGCTGGGTGCCGGGATCGCCTGGTTCGACCAGCACCAGGGGGCGCTCGCCTCGTACGTCGCCGCCGGACTGTTCGCCGCCTCGCTCTCCGTGCTCACGTTCCTCGAACTGCCCGATACCCGCACCCCCCGGGCACGCTCGCCTCTGGAGGGCCTGCGCCGCCCCAGGACGGGCACAGGCGTCGACAAGGGCCGTACCGGCGTGATCCCGCTCCTGGTGCTGGCCTGCGCGGCCGTCGCCGCGGCGATCGCGGCCGCCGTCGCCGTCTCCGTGCTGCAGGCCAAGGACCTGGGCGGCGGACCGGTCACGTACGGGCTGCTGGTGCTCGCGCTGACCGGCGGTGTCGTCGTCGGTATCCGTACCGCCGCCAAGGTGCTGCCGTCGCTGTCCAGGCGCCGGCTGCTCTCCCTCGCGATCGCCTTCACCGGTATCGCCCTGCTGGCCGCCGGGCTGGTCCCGGATGTCACCACCGTGCTGCTGATCGTCGCCCTCGCCGGCGTCGGCGCGGGCGTCGCGGCGAACACCGGGCACGCGCTGCTCGACCAGGAGACCGAGGAGTACCGGCGGGCGCGCACCACCGAACACCTGCACGCGGTCGTACGGGTCTCCGTGGCGCTCGGTGCCCTGCTGGCCCCCCTGGTGGCCGCGGCGATCGGACCGCACCGCCTGGAGAACGGCAAGTTCGTGTTCGCGCACGGCGGCGCAGCCTTCACCCTGATGCTGGTGGGCGCCCTGCTGCTGCCCGTCGCCGCGCTGGTGCTCGCCAAGGTCGACGACCGCTCGGGCGTGCCGCTGCGCCACGACCTGCTGGACGCGCTGCGCGGTGGCGACGACCCGCTGCCGACGCTCGCCGGGAACGGGTTCTTCCTCGCCCTGGAGGGCGGTGACGGCGCCGGCAAGTCGACGCAGGCCGAGGCGCTCGCCGAGTGGATCCGGGCCAAGGGCCACGAGGTCGTGGTGACCCGTGAGCCCGGTGCCACACCGGTCGGCAAGCGGCTGCGGTCGATCCTGCTGGACGTGTCGTCGGCGGGTCTGTCGCACCGCGCGGAGGCGCTGCTGTACGCCGCCGACCGCGCGGAGCACGTGGACACGGTGGTGCGGCCCGCGCTGGAGCGCGGCGCCGTCGTCATCTCCGACCGCTACATCGACTCCTCGGTGGCCTACCAGGGCGCGGGCCGCGACCTGTCGCCGACCGAGATCGCCCGCATCAACCGGTGGGCGACCGACGGACTGGTGCCGCACCTGACGGTGCTGCTCGACGTCTCCCCGGAGGCGGCGCGGGAGCGGTTCACGGAGGCGCCGGACCGGCTGGAGTCGGAGCCCGTCGAGTTCCACACGCGCGTGCGGTCCGGTTTCCTGACGCTGGCCGCGGCCGACCCCGGCCGCTACCTGGTCGTCGACGCCGCACAGGAGCCCGAGGCGGTCACCACCGTCGTCCGGCACCGCCTCGACGTGATGCTGCCCCTCTCCGAGGCCGAGGTGAAGGCCCAGGAGGAGGCGCGCAAGGCGGCCGAGGCGGAGGCCCGGCGCAAGGCCGAGGAAGAGGCCGCCCGCAAGGCCGAGGAGGAGCGCCAGGAGCGCGAGCGCCAGGAACAGCTCGCCCGGTTGCGCGCGGAGGAAGAGGAACGCAAGCAGCGCGAGCTGGAGGAGGCCCAGCGTCGCGAGGCGGAGCGGCAGGCGGAGGAGGCCCGGCAGCGCGCCGAGGACGCCCGCCGCCGTGCCGAGGAGGAGCGGGCGCGTCTGCTGGCCGAGGAGAAGGTCAGGGCCGCCGAGCAGGAACGGCTGCGCAAGCAGGCCGAGGAGGAGGCCCGGCTGCGCGCCGAGGCGGAGACCCGGCGTGTGGAGAAGCAGCGCAAGGCCGAGGAGGCGTTGCTGCGCGCGGAGCGGGCCCGGCGTGCCGCGGCGGAGTCGGCCGCCGCCGCTGCCGCGGCGAGCGCTGCCGCGGCCTCGCCGTCCACCGGGACCTCACCGTCCGCAGCCCCATCCGGCTCCGCTCCGGAACCGAGCCCGGCCCCGGCCTCCACTCCGGCCCAGGCCCCCGCCACGACTCGGGGCGGCGCCGGCACCGGGTCCGACAACGAGACGACCGTGCCCACGCCGGTCGTCGCGCCCTCGGACACGTCGGGCGGCGGCGCCGTCGACGACACGGCGGTGCTGTCGCCGGTGCGGGACAGGGGGAACCGCGGCGGTTCCCGGTCCGACTCCGAGGAGACGGCCAAGCTGCCGAAGCCACCCGTGCCGGAGGACCCCGCGGAACGGACGACGGTGCTGCCGCCGGTCGGGGGAGCCGCGGACGAGACGGCGGTCCTGCCGCCGGTGACGCCCCGCGCGGCCGACGAGACGGCGGTGCTGCCTCCCGTACGGGACGACAGGGACTCGGCCGGGGGCAGGGACAGGAACGCCGAGGACCGGAACAGGGACAGGGGAGAGGACGGGGGTTCGGCGGCCGGGGACCCGGCGGACCGGGTGCCCCCGGGCTTCTTCCGTGACGAGCGGTCGCCTGCGCGGCGCTCCGACGACGCGCCCCGGCGCTCCGACGACGCGGTCGACCGCACGCGCGAACTGCCCCAGGTCGACGCGTCGGGCACGCCCCGCCGTCGCCCGCGTCCGGACTGGGCGGAGGAGACACCGCTCGACGACCTCCCGAGCCTCGCGGACGAGCTGCTGGGCCCGCGGGATGACGAGGAGGCCGAAGAAGGGCGCGAGGGGCGCGACGGGCACGGCGGTCGCCGCCGCTGA